One region of Oryza sativa Japonica Group chromosome 5, ASM3414082v1 genomic DNA includes:
- the LOC107278054 gene encoding protein SPEAR1, which produces MNMEWPGRGRSFGSSRKGKRSAGNSGSDKPKQPQRGLGVAQLEKIRIQSEMAAGYLQNPPLGQPPPIHGIDSLNLQEDARSSNSLSSSPSSSFPANINSYPIHPNLAMAYGGSRSGDIRYGEFQSTSPIIRSPPNHEAIYGAAAHYSHPSSDHTLPLFEPEESIYLRRHYGLNQPVDHSMNSDDPEEVDLELKL; this is translated from the exons ATGAACATGGAATGGCCAGGAAGAGGAAGATCATTTGGGTCCAGCAGGAAGGGCAAGAGATCAGCCGGAAACAGCGGCTCCGACAAGCCAAAGCAGCCGCAGCGAGGGCTCGGCGTTGCGCAGCTCGAGAAGATCAGGATTCAGAGCGAAATGGCAGCCGGCTACCTGCAGAATCCTCCTCTTGGCCAGCCACCTCCGATCCATGGAATTGACAGCCTCAACCTG CAGGAAGATGCACGGTCATCTAACTCGCTGTCATCGTCTCCATCGTCCTCCTTCCCTGCCAACATCAACTCCTATCCCATCCACCCCAATTTAGCG ATGGCCTATGGAGGGAGCAGATCAGGAGATATCAGATACGGCGAATTCCAATCAACGAGTCCCATCATCAG GTCACCGCCTAACCATGAAGCTATATATGGAGCTGCAGCTCATTACTCTCATCCCAGCAGCGACCACACATTGCCTCTCTTCGAACCTGAG GAATCCATTTACTTAAGGAGACACTACGGCCTAAACCAACCGGTAGATCACTCTATGAACTCAGATGATCCTGAAGAAGTAGACCTTGAGCTCAAGCTATGA